One window of Prinia subflava isolate CZ2003 ecotype Zambia chromosome W unlocalized genomic scaffold, Cam_Psub_1.2 scaffold_39_NEW, whole genome shotgun sequence genomic DNA carries:
- the LOC134565195 gene encoding arrestin domain-containing protein 3-like isoform X1, whose amino-acid sequence MVLGKVKSLTISFDCLSNSNIPVYSSGETVSGRISLEVTGEIRVKALKFHARGHAKVRWSESRNAGSNTAYTQNYTEEVEYFNHKDVLVGHARDDDNSEEGLHTIHSGRHEYAFSFELPQIPLATSFEGRHGSVRYWVKAELHRPWLLPVKLKKEFTVFEHIDINTPSLLSPQAGTKEKTLCCWLCTSGPISLSAKIERKGYTPGESIQIFAEIENCSSRMVVPKATIYQTQAFYAKGKMKEVRQLVANLRGESLSSGKTQTWNGKQLKIPPVSPSILDCSIIRVEYSLMVYVDIPGAVDLFLNLPLVIGTIPLHPFGSRTSSVSSQSSMNMNWLGLTLPERLEAPPSYAEVVTEDNRQSGLAPVAAFDDFQRALQGPLFAYIQEFRFLPPPLYSEIDPNPDQPTDEIPSCPSH is encoded by the exons AtggtgctggggaaggtgaAGAGTTTGACAATAAGCTTTGACTGTCTCAGTAACAGCAATATCCCCGTGTATTCTAGCGGGGAGACAGTCTCAGGAAGGATCAGTTTAGAAGTTACTGGGGAAATTAGAGTGAAAGCTCTTAAATTTCATGCAAGAGGACATGCAAAAGTACGTTGGAGCGAATCTAGAAATGCTGGATCCAACACTGCCTATACACAAAATTACACCGAAGAAGTAGAGTATTTTAACCATAAGGATGTCCTAGTCGGGCATGCAAGAG ATGATGACAATTCTGAAGAAGGCCTTCACACCATTCATTCAGGAAGGCATGAATATGCATTCAGCTTTGAGCTTCCACAGAT ACCACTTGCTACCTCATTCGAAGGCAGACACGGCAGTGTGCGGTATTGGGTGAAAGCTGAATTGCATAGGCCTTGGCTTCTACCAGTAAAATTAAAGAAGGAATTTACAGTCTTTGAACATATAGATATCAACACTCCTTCGTTACTG tctCCCCAAGCAGGCACAAAAGAAAAGACTCTGTGTTGTTGGCTTTGTACCTCAGGCCCAATATCATTAAGTGCCAAAATTGAAAGAAAGGGCTACACCCCAG gtgaATCAATTCAGATCTTTGCTGAGATTGAGAATTGCTCTTCCCGTATGGTGGTGCCAAAGGCAACCATTTACCAAACGCAGGCATTCTATGCCaaagggaaaatgaaggaaGTCAGACAGCTTGTTGCCAACCTCCGTGGGGAATCCTTGTCATCTGGCAAAACACAAACCTGGAATGGCAAACAGTTGAAAATTCCACCTGTTTCCCCTTCAATCCTTGACTGTAGTATAATCCGTGTGGAGTATTCACTGATG GTATATGTTGATATTCCAGGAGCTGTGGATTTATTCCTTAACTTACCACTGGTCATTGGTACCATTCCTCTACATCCATTTGGTAGCAGAACATCAAGCGTCAGCAGCCAGAGTAGCATGAACATGAATTGGCTTGGTCTGACTCTGCCTGAAAGACTAGAAG cacctcctAGCTATGCAGAAGTGGTCACAGAGGATAATAGACAGTCTGGCCTTGCACCTGTAGCTGCTTTTGATGATTTTCAGAGAGCACTGCAAGGACCATTATTTGCATATATCCAGGAGTTTCGTTTTCTGCCTCCTCCCCTATATTCAGAA ATTGATCCAAACCCAGATCAGCCCACAGATGAGATACCATCTTGCCCCTCTCATTGA
- the LOC134565195 gene encoding arrestin domain-containing protein 3-like isoform X2 — translation MVLGKVKSLTISFDCLSNSNIPVYSSGETVSGRISLEVTGEIRVKALKFHARGHAKVRWSESRNAGSNTAYTQNYTEEVEYFNHKDVLVGHARDDDNSEEGLHTIHSGRHEYAFSFELPQIPLATSFEGRHGSVRYWVKAELHRPWLLPVKLKKEFTVFEHIDINTPSLLSPQAGTKEKTLCCWLCTSGPISLSAKIERKGYTPGESIQIFAEIENCSSRMVVPKATIYQTQAFYAKGKMKEVRQLVANLRGESLSSGKTQTWNGKQLKIPPVSPSILDCSIIRVEYSLMVYVDIPGAVDLFLNLPLVIGTIPLHPFGSRTSSVSSQSSMNMNWLGLTLPERLEAPPSYAEVVTEDNRQSGLAPVAAFDDFQRALQGPLFAYIQEFRFLPPPLYSEGQFSSTSS, via the exons AtggtgctggggaaggtgaAGAGTTTGACAATAAGCTTTGACTGTCTCAGTAACAGCAATATCCCCGTGTATTCTAGCGGGGAGACAGTCTCAGGAAGGATCAGTTTAGAAGTTACTGGGGAAATTAGAGTGAAAGCTCTTAAATTTCATGCAAGAGGACATGCAAAAGTACGTTGGAGCGAATCTAGAAATGCTGGATCCAACACTGCCTATACACAAAATTACACCGAAGAAGTAGAGTATTTTAACCATAAGGATGTCCTAGTCGGGCATGCAAGAG ATGATGACAATTCTGAAGAAGGCCTTCACACCATTCATTCAGGAAGGCATGAATATGCATTCAGCTTTGAGCTTCCACAGAT ACCACTTGCTACCTCATTCGAAGGCAGACACGGCAGTGTGCGGTATTGGGTGAAAGCTGAATTGCATAGGCCTTGGCTTCTACCAGTAAAATTAAAGAAGGAATTTACAGTCTTTGAACATATAGATATCAACACTCCTTCGTTACTG tctCCCCAAGCAGGCACAAAAGAAAAGACTCTGTGTTGTTGGCTTTGTACCTCAGGCCCAATATCATTAAGTGCCAAAATTGAAAGAAAGGGCTACACCCCAG gtgaATCAATTCAGATCTTTGCTGAGATTGAGAATTGCTCTTCCCGTATGGTGGTGCCAAAGGCAACCATTTACCAAACGCAGGCATTCTATGCCaaagggaaaatgaaggaaGTCAGACAGCTTGTTGCCAACCTCCGTGGGGAATCCTTGTCATCTGGCAAAACACAAACCTGGAATGGCAAACAGTTGAAAATTCCACCTGTTTCCCCTTCAATCCTTGACTGTAGTATAATCCGTGTGGAGTATTCACTGATG GTATATGTTGATATTCCAGGAGCTGTGGATTTATTCCTTAACTTACCACTGGTCATTGGTACCATTCCTCTACATCCATTTGGTAGCAGAACATCAAGCGTCAGCAGCCAGAGTAGCATGAACATGAATTGGCTTGGTCTGACTCTGCCTGAAAGACTAGAAG cacctcctAGCTATGCAGAAGTGGTCACAGAGGATAATAGACAGTCTGGCCTTGCACCTGTAGCTGCTTTTGATGATTTTCAGAGAGCACTGCAAGGACCATTATTTGCATATATCCAGGAGTTTCGTTTTCTGCCTCCTCCCCTATATTCAGAA gGCCAAttctcttcaacatcttcataa